A window from Aliamphritea hakodatensis encodes these proteins:
- a CDS encoding AraC family transcriptional regulator: protein MKQCRNALYQQRFARVFDYIYAHLDEPLDLYQLADVACVSPYHWHRLYQSVYGETLAVTVKRLRLHRAAGELVNTGRSVEKIAAGSGYAGVASFNRAFSEVYGMPPARYRQEGSHTVFVAAEQAAAGIAMESDAMNMHAVTITHQEPLVVTGLNHHGSYMNIGNAFEKLFGWFFMQHADRMPVRMLAIYYHDPSSVAEADLRSMACMSGLADVELPEGFSRQTLPGGEYAVLRHKGPYANLAGTYQWFFGVWLPQSGRLPADQPCYEEYLNNPRDVTPAELLTDIYVPLAPA, encoded by the coding sequence ATGAAGCAGTGCCGCAATGCACTTTACCAACAGCGTTTTGCCAGAGTGTTCGATTACATCTATGCCCATCTGGATGAGCCTCTGGATCTGTATCAGCTGGCGGATGTTGCCTGCGTATCGCCTTATCACTGGCACCGGCTGTATCAGAGTGTCTACGGGGAAACCCTTGCCGTTACCGTGAAACGTTTACGGCTGCACCGCGCAGCCGGTGAGCTGGTGAATACGGGACGCAGTGTGGAGAAAATTGCGGCCGGGTCCGGTTATGCCGGTGTAGCTTCATTCAACCGTGCCTTCAGCGAGGTGTATGGTATGCCCCCGGCCCGTTACCGGCAGGAAGGCAGCCATACGGTTTTTGTGGCCGCCGAACAGGCGGCAGCAGGTATCGCAATGGAGTCCGATGCAATGAATATGCATGCTGTAACAATTACTCACCAGGAACCGCTGGTGGTGACAGGCCTGAATCATCACGGGTCGTATATGAATATCGGTAATGCTTTTGAGAAGCTGTTTGGCTGGTTTTTTATGCAACATGCTGACCGGATGCCGGTCCGGATGTTAGCTATTTATTATCATGACCCGTCCAGCGTAGCAGAAGCGGATCTGCGCTCAATGGCGTGCATGAGTGGTCTGGCGGATGTGGAACTGCCGGAGGGGTTTTCCCGGCAAACGCTGCCGGGAGGCGAATATGCGGTCCTGCGTCATAAAGGTCCGTATGCCAATCTGGCCGGTACCTATCAGTGGTTCTTCGGTGTCTGGTTGCCCCAGTCCGGCCGTTTACCGGCGGATCAGCCCTGTTATGAGGAGTATCTGAATAACCCCCGGGATGTTACGCCAGCGGAGCTGTTAACGGATATTTATGTACCTTTAGCACCGGCGTAA
- a CDS encoding MFS transporter, which produces MGALLKQVSALLLSHGCLLIGNGLFMTLLSLRSNLEGFSTELTGIIMSGYFIGLFFGARYTGYLVDRVGYIRTFSVFASIISMIPLAHMLWTDPVFWFGLRLVSGFAMAGLLMVTESWLNAGVSNQHRGGLLAIYMIVNYLGAGGAQLFLLLQDPSGYQLFVMASICFSFCLVPVALTRTAEPQPDPPEPLKIMPTLRTTPVGFLGAACAGFLSASFNTMGPLFALQVELSAQQISWFMALGICGGLVLQTPIGKLSDRIERRKVIAVVAGLVVLVCTAIALQVEFYLRPELLLASSFLYGSLAFTIYSLAAAHANDWAKPERRMQTAGALMVGYSIGAIAGPLLSSNGISWFGPQGLFGFMAVAAGLLSLFTLGRVSAQHYQRKRAKPQFVPRPGSYYTSGELYRAVQAESQPVAEEAAFDGAAQAPVEASDDAESEPLAKPPE; this is translated from the coding sequence ATGGGCGCGTTACTGAAACAAGTTTCTGCACTGCTGTTAAGCCACGGCTGCTTGCTGATTGGCAACGGTCTGTTTATGACGCTGCTGAGTCTGCGCAGTAATCTGGAAGGCTTTTCCACTGAGCTGACCGGTATTATCATGAGCGGGTATTTCATCGGGCTGTTCTTCGGCGCGAGGTATACCGGCTATCTGGTGGACCGGGTGGGCTACATCCGCACCTTCAGTGTCTTCGCTTCCATTATTTCCATGATTCCCCTGGCGCATATGCTCTGGACCGATCCGGTGTTCTGGTTCGGCCTGCGGCTGGTGTCCGGCTTTGCCATGGCCGGTTTGCTGATGGTCACCGAAAGCTGGCTGAATGCCGGGGTTAGCAACCAGCATCGGGGCGGCTTACTGGCGATCTATATGATCGTTAACTATCTGGGGGCCGGCGGCGCGCAACTGTTTCTGTTGTTGCAGGACCCGAGCGGCTATCAGCTGTTTGTCATGGCCTCGATCTGTTTTTCCTTTTGTCTGGTACCGGTGGCGCTGACCCGTACTGCTGAGCCGCAGCCGGATCCGCCGGAACCCCTGAAAATCATGCCGACCCTGCGGACCACGCCGGTGGGCTTTCTTGGCGCTGCCTGTGCCGGTTTTCTCAGCGCATCTTTCAATACCATGGGGCCGTTATTTGCGCTGCAGGTAGAGTTGAGTGCGCAGCAGATTTCCTGGTTTATGGCACTGGGAATTTGTGGCGGGCTGGTACTGCAGACACCCATTGGCAAACTGTCGGACCGGATCGAACGGCGCAAGGTAATTGCTGTGGTCGCCGGGCTGGTGGTGCTGGTCTGTACCGCGATTGCCCTGCAGGTTGAGTTTTATCTGCGGCCGGAACTGTTGCTGGCAAGCAGTTTCTTATACGGCAGCCTGGCATTTACCATTTATTCACTGGCGGCGGCTCATGCCAACGACTGGGCAAAACCGGAGCGGCGTATGCAAACGGCCGGTGCGCTGATGGTGGGCTACAGTATCGGTGCGATTGCAGGCCCGCTGCTCAGCAGTAATGGTATCAGTTGGTTTGGCCCGCAGGGGTTATTCGGCTTTATGGCGGTTGCCGCAGGATTGCTGTCACTGTTCACGCTGGGGCGGGTGTCGGCGCAGCATTACCAGCGTAAACGTGCCAAGCCACAGTTCGTACCCCGTCCCGGGTCTTACTACACCTCCGGTGAGCTGTACCGGGCCGTGCAGGCTGAATCCCAGCCGGTTGCTGAGGAAGCGGCTTTTGACGGCGCTGCTCAGGCGCCGGTTGAAGCATCTGATGATGCTGAGTCGGAGCCTTTAGCAAAGCCGCCGGAGTAA
- a CDS encoding Crp/Fnr family transcriptional regulator, which translates to MSHWHLESLNWLDRLSADDQEALRCASRVMEFAPREMVFTPNLEADAVYLLEKGLVRIFRTSSNGGEFTFGFIKPGEIFGELAVLGERQRRSFAEVVEAGLVLKVSRDVFLEVMHRSGEFSLEVSQQVEKRSDRARFSIEDLVFKDARSRLARKLLELDDKNRAAAARDATAVNLLKLTHADLAKLTGMSRPTASIALGELEDDSLVEQHAGVFEIINRDALQQIACKDLR; encoded by the coding sequence TTGAGTCACTGGCACCTGGAATCACTGAACTGGCTGGACCGTCTTTCGGCGGATGATCAGGAGGCTCTGCGCTGTGCCTCGCGAGTGATGGAATTTGCGCCCCGTGAGATGGTGTTTACCCCCAACCTTGAGGCAGATGCGGTGTATCTGCTGGAAAAAGGGCTGGTGCGAATTTTCAGAACATCTTCGAACGGCGGTGAATTTACCTTTGGTTTCATTAAACCAGGGGAGATCTTCGGCGAACTGGCTGTTTTAGGTGAGCGGCAGCGGCGCAGCTTTGCGGAAGTGGTTGAAGCCGGGTTGGTGCTTAAAGTATCCAGAGATGTGTTTTTGGAGGTGATGCACCGCTCCGGGGAATTCAGCCTGGAGGTCAGTCAGCAGGTGGAGAAACGTTCTGACCGGGCCCGTTTCAGTATTGAAGACCTGGTGTTTAAGGATGCCCGCAGCCGTCTGGCCCGTAAGTTGCTGGAGTTGGATGATAAAAACCGTGCCGCTGCCGCCAGAGATGCGACTGCTGTGAACTTACTGAAGCTGACTCACGCAGATTTGGCTAAACTGACGGGTATGTCCCGGCCAACGGCGAGTATTGCCCTTGGTGAACTGGAAGACGATAGCCTGGTAGAGCAGCATGCCGGGGTTTTTGAAATCATCAACCGTGATGCGTTACAGCAAATTGCCTGTAAGGATTTGCGCTGA
- a CDS encoding HdeA/HdeB family chaperone encodes MNLKKIAAPLTAVLLSTGATVTMAGADETVTVVDTYTCEQLVALDYENVPTAVYYIEGFSDANGTPEEVTEEDFVSVPVERVYNYCYANPEVVVSDVINQFDDEA; translated from the coding sequence ATGAACCTGAAGAAGATTGCCGCCCCCCTGACCGCTGTGCTGCTGAGCACCGGTGCCACCGTTACCATGGCCGGCGCCGATGAAACTGTCACCGTTGTGGACACCTATACCTGCGAACAGCTGGTGGCGCTGGATTATGAAAACGTACCGACGGCGGTTTACTACATCGAGGGTTTTTCGGATGCCAACGGCACCCCGGAAGAAGTCACTGAAGAAGACTTCGTCTCCGTTCCGGTAGAGCGGGTTTACAACTACTGCTACGCCAACCCGGAAGTGGTTGTCAGTGACGTCATCAACCAGTTCGACGACGAAGCCTGA
- a CDS encoding carbonic anhydrase, translating into MSMIRKNLLISGLSLCSAGLIHLPVTAAEPAPWDYGTERGPAQWAALDNAYQTCGNGKNQSPVDLHAAFEIDLPALTFSYQPGAEKVFNNGHTVEAEYMPGSQLSLNGNRYTLRQFHFHSPSENTLNGKHFPMEAHLVHSDQDGHLAVVAVMFEVGAANPVLSQIWQQPLTSGEVSEMENAVSAGGLLPAEQDYYRYNGSLTTPPCTEGVRWLVMKQPMTLSQQQLSSFQNMLNGPNNRPVQPLNARQILQ; encoded by the coding sequence ATGTCTATGATCAGAAAAAACCTGTTAATTTCCGGCCTGAGCCTGTGCAGCGCCGGCCTGATACATCTGCCGGTCACTGCCGCTGAACCGGCACCGTGGGATTACGGCACTGAACGGGGCCCCGCTCAGTGGGCAGCCCTGGACAACGCGTACCAGACCTGCGGAAACGGTAAAAACCAGTCACCGGTGGATCTGCATGCCGCCTTTGAAATTGATCTGCCGGCACTGACCTTCAGCTACCAACCCGGGGCTGAAAAAGTATTCAATAACGGCCATACCGTCGAGGCAGAATACATGCCCGGCAGCCAGCTCAGTCTCAACGGTAACCGCTATACCCTGCGCCAGTTCCATTTCCACAGCCCCAGTGAAAACACCCTTAACGGCAAGCACTTCCCGATGGAAGCCCACCTGGTGCACAGCGATCAGGACGGTCATCTGGCGGTGGTTGCCGTGATGTTCGAAGTCGGGGCTGCAAACCCGGTTTTGTCCCAGATCTGGCAACAACCGCTCACCTCCGGGGAAGTCAGCGAAATGGAAAACGCTGTCAGTGCCGGCGGCCTGTTGCCGGCTGAGCAGGATTACTACCGTTACAACGGTTCCCTGACCACCCCTCCCTGTACCGAAGGGGTTCGCTGGCTGGTCATGAAGCAACCGATGACCCTGTCACAGCAACAGCTGAGCAGCTTTCAAAACATGCTCAACGGACCGAACAACCGGCCGGTGCAGCCGCTAAATGCCCGTCAGATACTTCAGTAA
- a CDS encoding fluoride efflux transporter FluC has product MNPAIFFSLAGGATLGACLRWWLSVRFNHFNEQLIIGTLLANMTACFLLGIYLGSGSEKSLLPPLLKLAFVSGFLGSLSTFSTFIGETHHHLMLRDWLKFWLNFNLQIGLGIGMLQLGKTLGSLCRWT; this is encoded by the coding sequence ATGAATCCAGCCATATTTTTCAGCCTTGCCGGCGGTGCCACGCTGGGTGCCTGTTTGCGCTGGTGGCTGAGCGTCAGATTCAATCATTTTAATGAACAGCTGATTATCGGTACCCTGCTGGCCAATATGACCGCCTGCTTTCTGCTGGGGATTTACCTGGGCAGCGGCAGCGAAAAAAGCCTCCTGCCCCCCTTGCTTAAACTGGCTTTCGTCAGCGGTTTTCTTGGCTCCCTTTCAACCTTTTCAACCTTCATTGGCGAAACCCATCATCATCTGATGCTGCGGGACTGGCTTAAATTCTGGCTGAACTTCAACCTGCAGATCGGTTTGGGGATCGGCATGTTGCAGCTGGGCAAAACCCTCGGTAGCCTGTGCCGGTGGACATGA
- a CDS encoding MarC family protein — MENIVLHAATVFMGFFAIMNPIANVPVFLGLTSQDDSQTTRAIAFRSLLIAFIVIAVFSVAGKYIFQLFGLSLPAFRITGGILVFLIGFHMLQGNQSKVQQPHGCDPEKAKEAALGVAVSPLAMPILAGPGTIATAMNFASGGGLTELITTVSMFAVLCIITYIFFVSGERLVRFIGENALQVITRMMGLILAVIGTQMAIDGIQGAFKLT; from the coding sequence ATGGAAAACATAGTGTTACACGCAGCAACAGTATTCATGGGCTTTTTCGCCATCATGAATCCGATCGCCAATGTGCCGGTCTTTCTGGGCCTGACCAGTCAGGACGACAGCCAGACCACCCGGGCCATCGCCTTTCGTTCACTGCTGATCGCCTTTATTGTCATCGCCGTCTTTTCGGTGGCCGGAAAATACATTTTCCAGCTGTTTGGCCTGAGCCTGCCAGCCTTCCGGATTACCGGTGGCATTCTGGTCTTTCTGATCGGCTTTCATATGCTGCAGGGGAATCAGTCCAAAGTGCAGCAGCCCCATGGCTGTGACCCTGAAAAAGCCAAAGAAGCGGCGCTGGGTGTCGCGGTTTCACCACTGGCCATGCCGATTCTGGCAGGCCCCGGCACCATTGCGACTGCCATGAACTTTGCCTCTGGTGGCGGCCTGACTGAACTCATTACCACTGTCAGCATGTTCGCAGTACTCTGTATCATTACTTATATATTTTTCGTCTCCGGTGAGCGTTTAGTGCGCTTTATCGGCGAGAATGCCCTGCAGGTTATTACCCGGATGATGGGCCTGATTCTGGCGGTAATCGGTACCCAGATGGCCATTGATGGCATTCAGGGGGCGTTTAAACTCACCTGA
- the glmS gene encoding glutamine--fructose-6-phosphate transaminase (isomerizing): protein MCGIVGAIASRNIAAILLEGLKRLEYRGYDSAGMAVYNAADNSLAALKRLGKVAELAHALEQQSLPGALGIAHTRWATHGKPEQRNAHPHLSGDRIAIVHNGIIENHAELRAELQAEGYRFLSDTDTEVVTHLIHRAVTAGAQLDDAVKATVKRLHGAYALAVIDQQQPDRLIATRMGSPLVIGVGVEENFIASDPLALLQVTDRFIYLEEGDLAIISQHDVQVENANGQQAEREVLQFEHGHDVADKGEYRHYMLKEIYEQPKVIDAVLEGRISKGKVLEQVFGTEAGELFDQVKCVQIVACGTSFNAGMVAKYWIERHAGIPCMVDVASEFRYRRTVCLPGTLFVSVSQSGETADTLAALRDAKTQGYLASLTVCNVPGSSLVRESDLCLMTNAGPEIGVASTKAFTSQLVALMLTTLILARRTGFSEAAEADMVAKLEGLSALCDEVLKMDADIQLMAERFVDKNHTLFLGRGTMFPVAVEGALKLKEISYIHAEAYPAGELKHGPLALVDDNMPIVAVAPNNSLLEKLQANLEEVRARGGQLFLFADSRIQIEEGDDSCYLLNIPDVCKDMAPIVYSIPLQLLSYYVAVLKGTDVDQPRNLAKSVTVE from the coding sequence ATGTGTGGAATCGTTGGTGCAATCGCCAGCCGAAATATCGCGGCTATCCTGCTGGAAGGCCTGAAACGTCTTGAGTACCGGGGCTATGACTCTGCCGGTATGGCCGTCTATAACGCGGCTGATAATAGCCTGGCGGCACTAAAACGTTTGGGCAAGGTGGCCGAGCTGGCCCATGCTCTGGAACAACAGTCTCTGCCCGGTGCACTGGGTATCGCCCACACCCGCTGGGCAACCCACGGTAAGCCGGAACAGCGCAACGCCCACCCGCACCTGTCCGGTGACCGCATTGCTATCGTGCATAACGGCATCATTGAAAACCATGCTGAACTGCGGGCTGAGCTGCAGGCTGAAGGCTACCGTTTCCTGTCTGATACGGATACCGAAGTGGTCACCCATCTGATTCACCGGGCTGTGACTGCCGGTGCTCAACTGGATGATGCGGTTAAAGCGACGGTTAAACGTCTGCACGGTGCCTACGCACTGGCGGTGATTGACCAGCAACAGCCGGACCGGTTGATTGCTACCCGAATGGGCAGCCCGCTGGTGATCGGTGTGGGTGTGGAAGAGAACTTCATTGCCTCCGATCCCTTAGCACTGCTGCAGGTAACTGACCGGTTTATCTATCTGGAAGAAGGTGATCTGGCGATCATCAGCCAGCACGATGTGCAGGTTGAAAATGCCAACGGCCAGCAGGCTGAGCGTGAGGTGCTGCAGTTTGAGCACGGCCATGATGTGGCTGACAAAGGCGAATACCGCCACTACATGCTGAAAGAGATTTACGAACAGCCGAAAGTGATTGATGCAGTGCTGGAAGGCCGCATCAGCAAGGGTAAGGTGCTGGAGCAGGTGTTTGGCACTGAAGCCGGCGAGCTGTTTGATCAGGTTAAATGTGTTCAGATCGTGGCCTGTGGCACCAGCTTTAATGCCGGTATGGTGGCGAAGTACTGGATCGAACGCCATGCGGGCATCCCGTGTATGGTGGATGTGGCCAGCGAGTTCCGTTACCGCCGCACAGTTTGCCTGCCGGGAACCCTGTTTGTGAGCGTTTCCCAGTCCGGTGAGACGGCGGATACGCTGGCAGCCCTGCGGGACGCTAAAACCCAGGGGTATCTGGCATCGCTGACCGTATGTAATGTGCCGGGCAGTTCGCTGGTACGTGAATCGGATCTGTGTCTGATGACCAATGCCGGGCCGGAAATCGGCGTGGCTTCCACGAAGGCCTTCACCAGTCAGTTGGTTGCCCTGATGCTGACCACCCTGATTCTGGCCCGCCGGACCGGTTTCAGCGAAGCCGCTGAAGCGGATATGGTCGCCAAACTGGAAGGGCTGTCCGCACTCTGTGATGAAGTACTGAAGATGGATGCGGATATCCAGCTGATGGCGGAGCGTTTCGTGGATAAAAACCACACCCTGTTCCTGGGCCGCGGCACCATGTTCCCAGTGGCTGTGGAAGGTGCGCTGAAGCTGAAAGAAATTTCCTACATCCATGCCGAAGCTTACCCGGCCGGTGAACTGAAACACGGCCCGCTGGCGCTGGTGGATGATAATATGCCAATCGTCGCGGTGGCGCCGAATAATTCGTTGCTGGAAAAACTGCAGGCGAACCTGGAAGAGGTCCGTGCCCGTGGCGGTCAGTTATTCCTGTTTGCTGACAGCCGGATTCAGATTGAAGAAGGCGATGACAGCTGCTATCTGCTGAACATTCCGGACGTCTGTAAGGATATGGCACCGATCGTATATTCGATCCCGCTGCAGCTATTGTCTTACTACGTGGCCGTCCTTAAAGGCACGGATGTGGACCAGCCACGAAATCTGGCGAAATCTGTGACGGTTGAATAA